One Purpureocillium takamizusanense chromosome 1, complete sequence genomic window carries:
- a CDS encoding uncharacterized protein (CAZy:PL20~EggNog:ENOG503PCWK~SECRETED:SignalP(1-23~SECRETED:cutsite=VLA-ER~SECRETED:prob=0.6460)~COG:G) has protein sequence MVALVSSLAAFLAAASAPGIVLAERTFYNSGTLNGWDYVRHEHQGTVTQVDNVSYKGGTALKMTQTYDASYHDRYHSEVDHNYGYKRGDTLFYGFAFRLSEAWEFQDQSYNIAQFIANRPGAGCGGDDWMPSAMIWVQGNQLTSRIVSGHYRQPDCSRKIDTLPNLATLQAGQWHRVVVQARWASDSSGYYKIWLDGNKVFERLNVPTTVDDDSVFQYRVGLYANSWHDDGYMKGSQGFRQIWYDEVAIGTTFKDADPDQQ, from the coding sequence ATGGTCGCACTCGTCTCTTCGCTCGCGGCGttcctcgctgccgcctccgcaccgggcatcgtcctcgccgagcgcaCCTTCTATAACTCGGGCACCCTCAACGGCTGGGACTACGTGCGGCACGAGCATCAAGGCACCGTCACGCAGGTGGACAACGTGTCTTATAAGGGCGGCACGGCCCTCAAGATGACGCAGACGTACGACGCCAGCTACCACGACAGGTACCACTCCGAGGTGGACCATAACTACGGCTACAAGCGCGGCGACACGCTCTTCTACGGCTTCGCGTTCCGCCTCTCAGAGGCGTGGGAGTTCCAGGACCAGTCGTACAACATCGCCCAGTTCATCGCCAACCGacccggcgcgggctgcggcggcgacgactggaTGCCTTCGGCCATGATCTGGGTCCAGGGCAACCAGCTCACCTCGCGCATCGTCAGCGGCCACTACCGCCAGCCTGACTGCTCCCGCAAGATCGACACCCTGCCCAACCTCGCCACCCTCCAGGCCGGCCAGTGGCACagggtcgtcgtccaggcCAGGTGGGCCAGCGACTCATCTGGGTACTACAAGATCTGGCTCGACGGCAACAAGGTCTTCGAGCGCCTTAACGTGcccaccaccgtcgacgacgatagCGTCTTCCAGTACCGCGTCGGTCTGTATGCCAACAGCtggcacgacgacggctacATGAAGGGCAGCCAGGGCTTCCGTCAGATCTGGTATGATGAGGTGGCCATTGGCACGACGTTCAAGGATGCCGACCCAGACCAACAGTAG